The window TTACAACTTTTGATAGGAAAGATATTATCATTAAGAATTATGTTTATTTATTGCGGTTAAATAATCGAGCTGAGAAAGAATATTTTGATAGTATTGTTCTGATTAAATTGATTTTAATCTACTATCATATGCACTATATTAAACGTCAGAAAGTCCAAAAACAGGGGAAAGAAATTTTACAAGCAATTAATAAATTAGCGCCGCAGATTATTCTTTACCGTTTAAATGTTAATTATGAAACAGAATTGTTTGGCACAATTGATCATCATCACCATCGGGTAAAACCATATTATCCATATCATCTTTTATATGCCGAAATTGCCAATGTTTTTTACCAACCCTTTTTAGATCATCCCCAGGGTAAGCTTTATTATGAATATGGGTATTTATTAGTAATGTTAATTAATTTAAATGTTATTAAAAAAATTTTAAATGATACTAAAAATGTTGAAGTTTATAAGGTTAAATTATTAGTTACTTCTCAGTGTTATTATGCCATTGCCGATATTACCCCTGCTTATTTTAATTATTTTATTCAATATAATAATTATTTTTTACAGAAATATTAATTAGAAAGGATAAGAAGGAAATGAAATTAAAAGATTATCATAATCATTATGATTTGAAAACCTTGAACACCAAAGAACTATCAGAACTTGCTGAAGATTTACGAACCACCATTATTATGACTGTAAAGAAAAATGGTGGACACTTAGCAAGTAACTTAGGAACCGTTGAATTAACAATTAGTTTATTAAAATCTTTTGATATTGATAATAATGATTTAATTTTATTTGACACTGGTCACCAAACATATCCCTATAAAATTTTAACTGATCGCAAGGAGCAGTTTAGTACAATTCGTTTACCGGACGGACTAAGTGCTTTTCAATCCCCCCAGGAAAGTAAGTATGATTATCTTGCCAATGGTCATGCGGGAACTGCTCTTTCAACTGCAATTGCTTATAGTTATAATCCCAAGTACCAAAATATTGTTTGTATTATTGGGGATGCCGCATTTACCAATGGGTTAACTTTTGAAGCGTTAAACCATTTAGGAACAATTGCCAACAAAGTTATTATCATTTTAAATGATAACGAAATGAGTATTTCAAAAAACATTAGTATTTTACATACCACAATTAGTAAATTTCGTGCTAGTTGGTTTTATAAAATGATGGCAAAAGTTTCAAAAGTAACACGTTATATTCCGCCTTTTACCTTACTATATTTATGTCATTTATTAGTCGAAAAACTAATTCACCGGTTTGCGATTCCGGGTTTATTTGCTGGTTTTAATTTAGACTATATTGGGAAAATTAATGGTCATAACTTTCGCAAGTTAACGCGGGCTTTAAAAAATGCCAAAAAAATAAAGGGTAGTATCCTTGTCCATGTCAATACCAAAAAAGGGAAGGGCTACCAAGAAGAAAATCTGACTGGTTCAGAAAGTTGTCACTCTTATAGTTTAGTAACAAAACCAGAAAGTGAATGAAGTTATTATGTAGCGCAACATCTCCAAAAAGTTTTTCAAGATCAAAAATTTTACTTAATTTCAGCGGCAATGCAATCTTCTTTATATTTAGAAGAATTTATGAATGAAAATAAAGATTATTGTATTGATGTGGGGATTGCCGAAGAACACGGGGTTACTTTAGCGAGTGGGTTTGCTCTTGACCATCACAAAGTTGTTGTTAGTATGTATTCAACTTTTTTACAACGAGCCTATGATGAAATTTTACACGATGTTGTTCGCAACCACTTACCCGTAATCTTTTTAATTGATCGTGCCAGTTTAAGTTTGGCGGATGGGGTTAGTCACCACGGTATCTATGATATTAGTTTTTTAAATAGTATGGGGGGGATTGCAATCATTGCCCAACCAGCTAATAATGCAGATTTTAACCAAATGCTGCAGTTAGCATTAGCTAACAACCATGATCCATTTTTTATTCGTTATCCTAAAATGGGAATTACTTATAATACCAACCCTGCGGCTTTTAACATTGGGGAATGAGAATATTATTTATTTTTTCCAAGTGCGCAGTACCTTATTATCACTTATGGGAATAATGTTGAACATTTTAAAAAGTTAATTATGAGTAAACAACTATCAACAAAAGTTAACTTAGTTAATGCCCGCTTTATTAATCCAATTGATGAAAAGATGATACAAGAAATTATTGCCCACCAATATCACCAAATTATTATTTATGAGGATGTTATTAAACAAGGGGGGTTATTTAGTAATATTATTAGTGCCTTTCCTAATCTTGATTTAAGAAATATTAAACATTATGCTTATGAACATGGGTTATTAATTAAAAATCCGCTTAATCCCGAGGATGTTATCAAAGAAAATTTCGGAAATCTTTAACTATCTGGTTGCTTTATTTTATAATTAAGGTTTAATTAAGGTAATATAAATAAGAATAAAGGAGTAGGAACAATGCAAAAATTTATCAATATTAAATTAGATCGCAATGCAATTTTAAATAAGTATTTAACGCAGCATAATGTTGAAGCAATTTTATTTCATTCTCCCGTTAACCGTCTATGGTTTTCTAAATTTGCTTCATCAGAAGGATACTTATTATATACTAAAGATGAGTCAATTTTATTTTTAGATGGTCGCTACATCACCGCGGGAAAAGAACACGCAAAAAATGTGACGCGAGTTGAACTAATGGTGACCAATAATGCCAATGGTTTTTTTGGAACCCTAAGTGAAGTACTTAAAAAACGCCAGGTTAAGAACCTTGCTTTTGAAAGTGATTTTTTAGTTTATAGTTACTACCAAATGATTGATAAAGCGTTAGGAGATGTTACTTTAAAACCAGTTGATTTTACCGAATTACGAACAATTAAAGATAATGAGGAAGTTAACTTAATCAAAAAAGCTTGTGCAATTGGTGATACTGCCATTGCGAATGTTATTAAAAAAATTAAGGTCGGAATGACAGAACGGGAAATTGAACAAATTATTTTAAATACCTTTATTGAAATGGGGGCTGAACAACCTAGTTTTAAAACAATTGTTGCTTCGGGAATCCGCGGGGCGTTACCCCATGGGAAAGCTTCAGACAAAGTTATTAATAATAATGAATTAGTAACAATTGATTTTGGATGTATTTACCAAGGATATTGTTCAGATACTACCAGAACAATTGGGTTAGGACAACCAAGCGCGAAAATGTTAGAAATTTATGATGTTGTTTATCAAGCGCAAAAATTAGGGATTGCTGCTGTTAAACCAGGGGTAACTACAAAAGAAATAGATGATATTTGTCGTAATTATATTATAGAAAAGGGGTATGGGGAATATTTTACCCATTCAACAGGCCATGGGCTAGGAATTGAAGTTCATGAGTTTCCGCGGGTATCACCATTTTGTAATGTTCCGCTAAAACAAGGGATGGTAATTACCGTGGAACCAGGGATTTACATTCCTGACCTGGGGGGTGTGCGGATTGAAGATGATATTCTAGTTACTGAAGATGGTCATCAGCTCTTAACAGAGGCTAAGAGAGAATTAATTTTAGTCTAAAAATGAAAAAGTTCTTTATTAGTAAAGCCTTTTTATTAACAACTTTCCTTTTAACAATTGCTATTTTTATTATTGCGTTAATTTTACTAGGAATTGGGGGAAGTCAATTGTTATCTTTAACCGCTGATCCCAATTATGTTTTACAACAATGACATCATAATATTGTTTATGAAGTGAAGTTTTCGGGCCCCTTTACCTTATTAGCAACTGGTTTTCAAGAATTTTTTCATTTATAAATCAGTGAAACTGTTAATGGGGGGCATTGTCTTACCTTCTTATTATTAGTTATAAACTTTTAAAAGGTTTAAAAAATAAAAAACGAATTATTATTACTGGTTAATTTAAGAAAGATTTCCTTAATTTTTAATATTTTATTGGTAAAATGATTAGGATAACTTTTTGTACAAAGAATTAAAAGTTATATTAATAAAAATTTACAAATTCAAAAGGAGAATAATATATGAAGAAAATAATTATTAAAGATGATTTTTAAGCAATATTTCCAGCAGCTAAAATTGGGGTAGTAATTGCCCATAATATTAATAATCATATTCAAGATGCAACTCAGTACCAACCGTTTTTAAGTGCTGCCCAAGAAACTGCGCGCCCAATATATTAGCGCTGAAAAATTTACGGCTAATTCAGTAATTAAACATGACGGGAAGCTTACCAACAATTTAAAACTAAAAAGGGAGCTCGCTCATCAATTGAAGTCTTATTAAAACACGTTAAAAATAATAATGAAATTAGAACAATTAACTCGTTAGTTGATATTTATAATTCAGTTTCATTAAAATACGGGATGCCCTGTGGGGTGAAGATATTGCTAAAATTGTTTTGGGAGATGTTATTAACAAAAGCAACCGGAAATGAGGATTTTACTAACTTAGATTCTGAACAACAAGAACAATCTTACGAAGGGGAAATTGTTTATAAGGATAAGGATGAAGCGGGGGCAATTTGTCGGTGTCTAAATTGACGGGAAGCAACCCGCACTATGTTAACCGAACAAACAACAGATGCGGTGTTATGCATTGAATTTTTAGAATTTACTCGTGAAGAGGATTTTATGAATGCCTTACAAGAATTACAAATATTAATTACAACTAATTTATAAGGGAACTGTGAAATTAAAATTTTAGATCGTAATTATCCGGAAGCAATTATTGAAAATTAGCCTTTTAATTTAGTAATTATGATATTTTTTCTTACTACTAATAATTTACCAATAAAAATTACTAATTTTCTTAAATTAGTTGCTTTTTATTAAAATCCGCGATATACTAAAAAGAGTTCATTTTGATATTAGGCTTAATTTTACAATTATTTTTTACATAATAATCTTAAAATTTCCAGAACGATTTAAAAAATACTTTTTAAATATACTCATTATGAATGATTTTTAGGAGGAAAAGATGTACAACAATAACAGAAGTAATAACAACTTTCAAAGAAGAAACGATGATATAATCTCAAATGTTCAATTCCCAATTATGGGTGATAAAGGAACTAATTTTAAAACAGTTAACTCAAAAGATGGTGGGTCACACGACTTATTCGAATTCTGAGTTGAAGATAATGGTAATGAAGTGCACTGTATTGCGTGAGATGATGTGGCTAATAAATTAAAATCAGAATTTGATTTTGATAACTTTAAAAACATTATCATTACTTACAAAAAACGTTTAAATAAATTTACTGAAAAAACTGATTATAGTGTTCGTGAGTTTTCACTAGTTGCTTAAAATTATAAATTTAGTTTTTACAAAGGTTTAATTATGTTAACATAATTAAACCTTTTTTTCTTTCTTATTAATTAATAATCTTTTTTTAAATACGAATGCACTCCTAAAAATTCAGCTTGGTTAACAACTACTCCGTATTCTTGACGGGTTGCATCGGTGAAATAATATCAGGAGTTTAACTTCCCAGTAAAACAACTAAAGGTAATTAAGTTTGTACCATGGAAATCATTAGTTTTAATAGTATCTAATAAAAAATTAGTTTTAATATAGTGGTTAATGTTTAATAAAATTAAATAATTTTTATGATCTAAATAAATTTCTTTGTTATACTTACTAATGCGCCCATAATCACGAATAACAAACACAAAGCTTTTTATTTTGCCATTAAACCAGTTAGTTGTATTTAATTTCTAAATCAGTAATTGGTAATAACTCTTTTAATTTTCGTTCATCCTTAATTTTTTGCACAATGTGGTGATAATTATCAATTGA is drawn from Spiroplasma mirum ATCC 29335 and contains these coding sequences:
- a CDS encoding aminopeptidase P family protein; the encoded protein is MQKFINIKLDRNAILNKYLTQHNVEAILFHSPVNRLWFSKFASSEGYLLYTKDESILFLDGRYITAGKEHAKNVTRVELMVTNNANGFFGTLSEVLKKRQVKNLAFESDFLVYSYYQMIDKALGDVTLKPVDFTELRTIKDNEEVNLIKKACAIGDTAIANVIKKIKVGMTEREIEQIILNTFIEMGAEQPSFKTIVASGIRGALPHGKASDKVINNNELVTIDFGCIYQGYCSDTTRTIGLGQPSAKMLEIYDVVYQAQKLGIAAVKPGVTTKEIDDICRNYIIEKGYGEYFTHSTGHGLGIEVHEFPRVSPFCNVPLKQGMVITVEPGIYIPDLGGVRIEDDILVTEDGHQLLTEAKRELILV
- a CDS encoding 1-deoxy-D-xylulose-5-phosphate synthase translates to MKLKDYHNHYDLKTLNTKELSELAEDLRTTIIMTVKKNGGHLASNLGTVELTISLLKSFDIDNNDLILFDTGHQTYPYKILTDRKEQFSTIRLPDGLSAFQSPQESKYDYLANGHAGTALSTAIAYSYNPKYQNIVCIIGDAAFTNGLTFEALNHLGTIANKVIIILNDNEMSISKNISILHTTISKFRASWFYKMMAKVSKVTRYIPPFTLLYLCHLLVEKLIHRFAIPGLFAGFNLDYIGKINGHNFRKLTRALKNAKKIKGSILVHVNTKKGKGYQEENLTGSESCHSYSLVTKPESEWSYYVAQHLQKVFQDQKFYLISAAMQSSLYLEEFMNENKDYCIDVGIAEEHGVTLASGFALDHHKVVVSMYSTFLQRAYDEILHDVVRNHLPVIFLIDRASLSLADGVSHHGIYDISFLNSMGGIAIIAQPANNADFNQMLQLALANNHDPFFIRYPKMGITYNTNPAAFNIGEWEYYLFFPSAQYLIITYGNNVEHFKKLIMSKQLSTKVNLVNARFINPIDEKMIQEIIAHQYHQIIIYEDVIKQGGLFSNIISAFPNLDLRNIKHYAYEHGLLIKNPLNPEDVIKENFGNL